The Saccharomonospora glauca K62 genome has a segment encoding these proteins:
- a CDS encoding MFS transporter, whose product MGLRQYLQLFRIRTLPTALLILQLTRMPIVASSVVLTLHVVSELERGYGAAGLVGTTTLIGTALGAPTLGRMIDRYGLRPVAALCGVVSCVYWLATPHLSYEVLLVAALPAGALVMPAGAISRQVITALVPVERRRAAFSLDQVLLELAYMSGPVLVIFVSTQYSTSLTLTGMGVAHGVLALALWCLNPPIRSPEESAAPAAPRPALRTWVSARFVATLVVALGAAFILMGTELSAIAALRASGDVEWTGVLLAGMGASSLLGGLVYGAARRGLSQLTLMLLLTAFTLPVGLATETWWVLALASVPMNFMCAPTLAATAEAVSRSVPHTVRGMAMGLQDSATRLGLGLGSPVVGFVLDRAAPGWGFVASAMGGLCFAAVGATLSARQRQRHRRTEVPASPPQPV is encoded by the coding sequence GTGGGTCTTCGACAGTATCTCCAGCTCTTCCGCATCCGCACCCTTCCGACGGCGCTGCTGATCCTGCAGCTGACACGAATGCCGATCGTGGCGTCGAGTGTCGTGCTGACGTTGCACGTGGTGAGCGAGCTGGAACGCGGGTACGGCGCGGCGGGTCTGGTGGGGACCACGACGCTGATCGGCACGGCGCTGGGCGCCCCGACCCTCGGACGCATGATCGACCGTTACGGCTTGAGACCCGTCGCCGCCCTCTGCGGAGTGGTCTCCTGCGTCTACTGGCTCGCCACGCCGCACCTGTCCTACGAGGTGCTGCTCGTGGCCGCGTTGCCCGCGGGCGCGCTCGTGATGCCCGCGGGGGCGATCTCCCGGCAGGTCATCACCGCGCTCGTACCCGTCGAACGCCGCCGAGCCGCCTTCTCCCTCGACCAGGTGCTGCTCGAACTCGCGTACATGAGCGGCCCAGTGCTGGTGATCTTCGTCAGCACCCAGTACTCGACCTCGCTCACACTCACCGGCATGGGCGTCGCCCACGGCGTGCTCGCCCTCGCGCTCTGGTGTCTCAACCCGCCGATCCGCTCCCCCGAGGAGTCGGCCGCACCGGCTGCTCCGAGGCCCGCCCTGCGCACGTGGGTCTCCGCGCGGTTCGTCGCCACGCTCGTCGTCGCGCTGGGAGCCGCGTTCATCCTCATGGGCACCGAACTGTCGGCCATCGCGGCGTTGCGAGCCTCCGGCGACGTGGAGTGGACCGGTGTCCTCCTCGCCGGCATGGGCGCGTCCTCCCTGCTCGGCGGGCTGGTGTACGGCGCGGCCCGGCGCGGTCTGTCCCAGCTCACGTTGATGCTGCTGCTGACCGCGTTCACGCTGCCCGTGGGCCTGGCCACCGAGACCTGGTGGGTACTCGCATTGGCGTCCGTGCCCATGAACTTCATGTGTGCCCCGACGTTGGCGGCCACGGCCGAGGCCGTGAGCCGGTCGGTGCCACACACCGTGCGTGGCATGGCGATGGGACTCCAGGACTCGGCCACCCGGCTCGGGCTCGGCCTCGGCAGCCCCGTCGTCGGTTTCGTCCTCGACCGCGCCGCCCCCGGCTGGGGCTTCGTCGCCTCCGCGATGGGCGGTCTCTGCTTCGCAGCGGTGGGAGCGACGCTGTCGGCACGGCAACGGCAGCGACACCGGAGGACCGAGGTCCCCGCCTCGCCACCGCAACCCGTCTAG
- a CDS encoding DedA family protein has translation MDDLSLLLLFAVAVVPLVPTELALITMGVTAANGGDPLPLVVLVAAVGCLLCDVGLYAVGWFGGARLVDRLRARPSVAACAHWITRHLDTRGVAILVLARWLPAGGTVGAVLAGSLRWSRRRFLCASLIGVSLWCAYTGGLGYLGGALLEQSRFGIVLPVACALLAAFTITTVFRRTTSWSARA, from the coding sequence GTGGACGACCTATCGCTGCTGCTGCTCTTCGCCGTCGCCGTCGTGCCGTTGGTCCCGACGGAACTGGCCTTGATCACGATGGGGGTCACCGCCGCGAACGGTGGTGACCCCCTTCCACTTGTGGTGCTCGTGGCGGCGGTGGGCTGTCTGCTCTGCGACGTCGGCCTCTACGCGGTGGGCTGGTTCGGTGGAGCGCGCCTGGTCGACCGGCTGCGGGCCCGTCCCTCCGTCGCCGCCTGTGCCCACTGGATCACCCGCCACCTCGACACCCGTGGTGTGGCGATCCTCGTGCTCGCGCGCTGGCTTCCCGCCGGAGGCACCGTGGGCGCGGTGCTCGCCGGTTCGCTGCGCTGGTCGAGGCGGAGGTTCCTCTGCGCTTCCCTGATCGGGGTGTCGCTGTGGTGTGCGTACACCGGCGGACTCGGCTACCTGGGCGGCGCGCTGCTGGAGCAGTCACGGTTCGGCATCGTGCTCCCCGTGGCTTGCGCGCTGTTGGCGGCCTTCACGATCACGACCGTGTTCCGGCGCACCACGTCGTGGTCGGCGCGGGCATGA
- a CDS encoding aspartate kinase codes for MALVVQKYGGSSLESADRIKRVAERIVATKKAGNRVVVVCSAMGDTTDELLDLAQQVNPVPPEREMDMLLTAGERISNALVAMAISALGAEAWSFTGSQAGVVTTSVHGNARIIDVTPSRVTEALEQGYIALVAGFQGVSQDTKDITTLGRGGSDTTAVAVAAALNADVCEIYSDVDGVYTADPRIVSNARKLDTIPYEEMLELAASGSKILHLRSVEYARRYGVPIQVRSSYSDNPGTTVTGSIEEIPVEQALITGVAHDRSEAKITVTGVPDHAGAAARIFRAVADAEIDIDMVLQNISNTTGRTDITFTLSKANGPKAVSELEKIKSELDFSAVLYDDHVGKVSLVGAGMRSHPGVTATFCEALAKAGVNIEIINTSEIRISVLIRDEQLDDAVRAIHEAFELGGDEEAVVYAGSGR; via the coding sequence GTGGCCCTCGTAGTCCAGAAGTACGGTGGTTCGTCTCTGGAGAGCGCTGACCGGATCAAGCGCGTGGCGGAGCGGATCGTCGCCACGAAGAAGGCGGGAAACCGCGTCGTGGTCGTGTGCTCGGCGATGGGAGACACCACCGACGAGTTGCTCGACCTCGCTCAGCAGGTCAATCCCGTCCCGCCGGAACGCGAGATGGACATGCTGCTCACAGCGGGCGAGCGTATCTCCAACGCCCTGGTGGCGATGGCGATCTCGGCACTGGGTGCGGAGGCGTGGTCATTCACAGGCTCCCAGGCCGGAGTGGTGACCACGTCCGTGCACGGCAACGCCCGCATCATCGATGTCACACCGTCGAGGGTGACCGAGGCTCTCGAACAGGGGTACATCGCGCTGGTGGCGGGTTTCCAGGGGGTCTCGCAGGACACGAAGGACATCACCACGCTCGGGCGGGGCGGTTCCGACACGACGGCCGTGGCCGTCGCGGCGGCGCTGAACGCCGACGTGTGCGAGATCTACTCCGATGTGGACGGCGTGTACACGGCGGACCCGCGCATCGTGTCCAACGCCCGCAAGCTGGACACGATTCCGTACGAGGAGATGTTGGAACTCGCCGCGAGCGGTTCCAAGATCCTCCACCTGAGGTCGGTGGAGTACGCCCGCCGGTACGGGGTGCCGATCCAAGTCCGTTCTTCCTACAGTGACAATCCGGGCACCACCGTGACCGGCTCGATTGAGGAGATCCCCGTGGAACAAGCTTTGATCACCGGTGTCGCCCACGATCGGTCGGAGGCGAAGATCACCGTCACCGGGGTGCCCGACCACGCCGGTGCCGCCGCTCGGATCTTCCGTGCCGTGGCGGACGCGGAGATCGACATCGACATGGTGTTGCAGAACATCTCCAACACCACCGGCCGCACCGACATCACGTTCACCCTGTCGAAGGCCAACGGCCCCAAGGCGGTGAGCGAGCTCGAAAAGATCAAGTCGGAGTTGGACTTCTCCGCCGTGCTGTACGACGACCACGTGGGCAAGGTGTCGCTCGTGGGCGCGGGCATGCGGTCGCATCCGGGCGTGACGGCGACGTTCTGCGAGGCGTTGGCGAAGGCCGGCGTGAACATCGAGATCATCAACACCTCGGAGATCCGGATCTCGGTGCTCATCAGGGACGAACAGCTCGACGATGCCGTCCGCGCCATCCACGAGGCTTTCGAACTCGGCGGCGACGAGGAGGCCGTCGTCTACGCGGGGAGTGGTCGCTGA
- a CDS encoding nitroreductase family protein: MNDKEALTSVKIHDVIARRWSPRALDGEAEVTPEQLRALLEAARWAPSFGNTQPARYLVGLRGDETYKRILDSLTESNRSWAHRAGALLLGCAVTRNEKGTVPYAEYGLGLASENLVLQAVAEGLAARQMAGFDRDAAREAFELPDGVDPLVVIAVGVRAEPEVLGTTKDIERENAPRVRVPLEQFALRDWGTAAF; this comes from the coding sequence GTGAACGACAAGGAAGCCCTGACCAGCGTCAAGATTCACGACGTCATCGCTCGGCGCTGGAGCCCTCGCGCCCTCGACGGCGAGGCCGAAGTGACCCCCGAGCAGCTTCGCGCGCTGCTGGAGGCGGCACGCTGGGCCCCTTCGTTCGGCAACACCCAGCCCGCCCGTTACCTGGTGGGGCTGCGCGGCGACGAGACGTACAAGCGCATCCTGGACTCGTTGACGGAGAGCAACCGGTCGTGGGCCCACCGCGCCGGTGCGCTGTTGTTGGGCTGCGCCGTGACCCGCAACGAGAAGGGCACAGTGCCCTACGCCGAGTACGGGCTCGGGCTCGCCTCCGAGAACCTGGTGCTCCAGGCGGTGGCGGAAGGACTCGCGGCGCGCCAGATGGCGGGCTTCGACCGCGACGCCGCTCGCGAGGCGTTCGAGCTGCCCGACGGCGTCGACCCGCTCGTCGTCATCGCGGTGGGCGTGCGCGCCGAGCCCGAGGTGCTGGGCACGACCAAGGACATCGAGCGGGAGAACGCCCCGCGCGTGCGCGTACCGCTGGAGCAGTTCGCCCTGCGCGACTGGGGTACGGCCGCGTTCTAA
- a CDS encoding aspartate-semialdehyde dehydrogenase, producing the protein MAGMRVGVVGATGQVGAVMRKLLEERDFPVERIRYFASSRSAGKTLPWRGEEIEVEDAATADPSGLDIALFSAGGATSKAQAPRFAEAGVTVIDNSSAWRLDPDVPLVVSEVNPHAVKEARKGIIANPNCTTMAAMPVLKPLHEEANLVRLIVSSYQAVSGSGLAGVEELASQVRAAGERATELTHDGSAVELGEPVKYVRPIAFNVLPMAGSIVDDGSRETDEEQKLRNESRKILDIPELKVSGTCVRVPVFTGHSLSINAEFERPLSVERATELLSTAPGVRLSDVPTPLEAAGTDPSYVGRLRVDPGVDGGRGLAMFVASDNLRKGAALNAVQIAELVAGVA; encoded by the coding sequence ATGGCGGGCATGAGGGTCGGCGTCGTCGGCGCCACCGGACAGGTGGGCGCCGTGATGCGCAAGCTGCTGGAGGAACGCGACTTCCCCGTGGAGCGGATCCGCTACTTCGCGTCCTCGCGCTCCGCCGGGAAGACACTGCCCTGGCGGGGTGAGGAGATCGAGGTCGAGGACGCCGCCACGGCCGATCCCTCCGGATTGGACATCGCGCTGTTCTCGGCGGGGGGTGCGACCTCCAAGGCGCAGGCTCCCCGGTTCGCCGAGGCGGGCGTCACCGTGATCGACAACTCGTCCGCGTGGCGGCTCGACCCGGACGTTCCGCTGGTCGTGAGCGAGGTCAACCCGCACGCGGTGAAGGAGGCTCGCAAGGGGATCATCGCGAACCCCAACTGCACCACGATGGCGGCCATGCCGGTCCTCAAGCCGTTGCACGAGGAGGCGAACCTCGTCCGGCTGATCGTCAGCAGCTACCAGGCGGTGTCCGGCAGCGGGCTGGCCGGCGTGGAGGAGCTGGCGTCGCAGGTCCGCGCCGCCGGGGAGCGCGCCACCGAGCTGACCCACGACGGGTCGGCCGTCGAACTCGGGGAACCCGTCAAGTACGTGCGTCCCATCGCGTTCAACGTGCTGCCGATGGCGGGCTCGATCGTGGACGACGGGTCGCGGGAGACCGACGAGGAACAGAAGCTGCGCAACGAGAGCCGCAAGATTCTCGACATTCCCGAGCTGAAGGTGTCCGGCACGTGCGTCCGGGTGCCCGTGTTCACCGGGCACTCGCTGTCGATCAACGCCGAGTTCGAGCGACCCCTATCGGTCGAGCGGGCCACGGAGTTGTTGTCGACGGCGCCGGGCGTGCGGCTGTCCGACGTCCCCACCCCGTTGGAGGCCGCGGGCACCGACCCGTCCTACGTCGGCAGGCTGCGGGTCGATCCGGGCGTCGACGGCGGCAGGGGACTGGCCATGTTCGTCGCGAGCGACAACCTCCGCAAGGGGGCGGCGTTGAACGCCGTGCAGATCGCGGAGCTCGTGGCCGGGGTGGCCTGA
- the leuA gene encoding 2-isopropylmalate synthase, with protein sequence MSTSEPQTPSHSRIRKPSRPAPADQPSWNLQRGSSMPYHRYRPWYRLVEDISLPDRTWPDKRIERAPLWCAVDLRDGNQALIDPMSPARKRKFFDLLVRMGFKEIEVGFPAASQTDYDFVREIIEDEAIPDDVRIQVLVQCRPELIERTFQALEGAPRAIVHIYNSTSILQRRVVFREEREGVKKIATQGAELVREYAAKYPDTDFRFQYSPESYTGTELSYAAEVCNAVTEIWQPTPENPVIVNLPATVEMATPNVYADSIEWMNRNLERRDSVILSLHPHNDRGTGIAAAELGYQAGADRIEGCLFGNGERTGNVDLVALGMNLFSQGIDPQLDFSDLDEIKRTVEYCNQLPVHERSPWAGDLVFTAFSGSHQDAINKGFNALHEAAAKAGVPVDEYPWEVPYLPIDPKDVGRTYEAVIRVNSQSGKGGIAYVMKTEHQLDLPRRLQIEFSKTIQRHTDTKGGEVDPQTMWEAFAAEYLEPNTPLELVKQHVSANGDYELTATIRLDGEEQDVVGRGNGPIAAFFDALATVGFDLRLLDYSEHTLTPGDDSKAASYIECAIGDKVYWGVGIDHSIITASLRAVVSAVNRAHR encoded by the coding sequence ATGAGCACGTCCGAGCCTCAAACCCCGTCCCACAGCCGTATCCGGAAGCCCTCGCGCCCCGCCCCCGCCGACCAGCCCTCGTGGAACCTCCAGCGCGGCTCGTCGATGCCGTATCACCGCTACCGCCCCTGGTACCGGCTGGTCGAGGACATCTCGCTGCCCGATCGCACCTGGCCGGACAAGCGCATCGAGCGCGCTCCGCTGTGGTGCGCGGTCGACCTGCGTGACGGCAACCAGGCGCTGATCGACCCGATGTCGCCCGCGCGTAAGCGCAAGTTCTTCGACCTGCTGGTACGCATGGGCTTCAAGGAGATCGAGGTCGGCTTCCCCGCCGCGAGTCAGACCGACTACGACTTCGTCCGCGAGATCATCGAGGACGAGGCCATCCCCGACGATGTCCGTATCCAGGTGCTGGTGCAGTGCCGCCCCGAGCTGATCGAGCGCACGTTCCAGGCCCTGGAAGGCGCACCGCGCGCCATCGTGCACATCTACAACTCGACGTCGATCCTGCAGCGCCGGGTCGTGTTCCGCGAGGAACGCGAAGGCGTCAAGAAGATCGCCACGCAGGGCGCCGAGCTCGTCCGGGAGTACGCGGCGAAGTACCCCGACACGGACTTCCGTTTCCAGTACTCCCCCGAGTCGTACACGGGCACGGAGCTGTCGTACGCCGCCGAGGTGTGCAACGCGGTCACCGAGATCTGGCAGCCGACGCCGGAGAACCCGGTGATCGTGAACCTGCCCGCGACCGTCGAGATGGCCACCCCGAACGTCTACGCCGACTCCATCGAGTGGATGAACCGCAACCTCGAACGGCGTGACTCGGTGATCCTGTCGCTGCACCCGCACAACGACCGCGGCACCGGCATCGCCGCCGCCGAGCTGGGCTACCAGGCGGGCGCCGACCGCATCGAGGGCTGCCTGTTCGGCAACGGGGAGCGCACCGGCAACGTCGACCTGGTGGCGCTGGGCATGAACCTGTTCAGCCAGGGCATCGACCCGCAGCTGGACTTCTCCGACCTGGACGAGATCAAACGCACCGTCGAGTACTGCAACCAGCTCCCGGTGCACGAACGCAGCCCGTGGGCGGGCGACCTCGTGTTCACCGCGTTCTCCGGCAGCCACCAGGACGCCATCAACAAGGGCTTCAACGCGCTGCACGAGGCGGCGGCCAAGGCCGGGGTGCCGGTGGACGAGTACCCATGGGAGGTCCCGTACCTGCCGATCGACCCGAAGGACGTCGGCCGCACCTACGAGGCCGTCATCCGCGTGAACTCGCAGTCCGGCAAGGGCGGCATCGCCTACGTCATGAAGACCGAGCACCAGCTCGACCTGCCGCGGCGCCTGCAGATCGAGTTCTCGAAGACCATCCAGCGGCACACCGACACCAAGGGTGGCGAGGTGGACCCGCAGACGATGTGGGAGGCGTTCGCCGCCGAGTACCTGGAGCCGAACACCCCGCTGGAGCTGGTCAAGCAGCACGTCAGCGCCAACGGCGACTACGAGCTGACGGCGACGATCCGCCTCGACGGCGAGGAGCAGGACGTGGTGGGCCGGGGCAACGGTCCCATCGCGGCGTTCTTCGACGCGCTGGCCACGGTGGGCTTCGACCTGCGGCTTCTGGACTACAGCGAGCACACCCTCACCCCCGGCGACGACTCGAAGGCCGCGTCGTACATCGAGTGCGCCATCGGTGACAAGGTGTACTGGGGTGTCGGCATCGACCACTCGATCATCACCGCGTCGCTGCGGGCCGTGGTGTCGGCGGTGAACCGGGCTCACCGCTGA